The Branchiostoma lanceolatum isolate klBraLanc5 chromosome 3, klBraLanc5.hap2, whole genome shotgun sequence DNA segment TTTCTTGCCGTTATCAAAAGTTTGTATGCTGTGCTCATTGAAGACTTAAACCACCGAAGAAGCCAGATTAGCAAACTATCTGTGTGAcaaactgaataaaagttctaaacgtgAACTATTCGGCTCCGACTGTCTTACTGAGGGGTAACTGCGGTGAGAAAGATGTTGGTTAGCGTGAGTATTAGTCCGGTCCATACATTATAGTTATCCAGCTTTTGGACATTGACCATTGAAACAACATGAGGCATGAGGGTGCGGTGCTTATAATTTGCGATGTTTGCGGTTGAGTTGAGTGTGGGTTATGATAGTAGGTATACATGCCTGTATCATAGTGCAGGGTACGTTGTCCCCAAAACTTCGTACCTGCATGTGGATTGAATGATAGTTGTGGTGAAATattgtcagaaaatgttacactTTGGTgttgtacaatgtcatgcaaTCTTTAAGTATTCAGTTAAGACCCTGATGGTAAAATTGGTCCAAGTTTGAAGTTGTTGTATATTAGTTATAGTTTCTATGGAAACAGTGGTGCATGAAAAAGGCACAGAAAATCTACGCTTACCTCgcaaaaatgatatatttcatgcTTCTACCTCCCAGCCCCCACAATTCACTTCTTTTCCCAGAAAATTGGTCTGCCtcttgcagaaaaacaaaacgtcaTTCGCAACACGTCATATCGCGTCTTCCCTCCAAATATCGGTAGATAGGTTTGAACTTCTTCAGACTAATCATGGCATTCTTGTTCATATTCATGCACCTTGGCGTTGGCTGCTATACTGTTCGCCTGTTGTCTGCACAGTACGGTCgaaatgtacgagcaagcagagCCGGTCCGGTTGCCTTTCTCCGACCCCGGCAGCGGCCAAACCAGCAGCGAGCCGCCGCCCCAACTccctcctgtccatcagagTGGCTCTCGCGGGCGTGGCCGCCGTGGCAACGGCGCTTCAGACAAGTTTCAGGAGGAGATAGAAGCGTCTTcacacacgtacgaagaagccgaggcGGTGAATCGTCACGCAACTGCAGGTAGCCGACGCTTTCGTAACGTGTTTTTAACGTATTTGTACAATAAGAAGACATAATTATGTCCGGTAGAGATGGTGAATTTACGCATCATTACTTGCTTTGCAGTTTAGGTAATTTAATGATAATGCTGTTGGAATTATAATTATCATATTCAATGTTGAAGAAGTGAAAAATAAATTCCCTATTGCCATATATATTTTAAAATTGGCTGTGATAAATTCAATTTGAAACGATATTGCATTTAATTGTACCGTTCAGCACCGTTATACCCGCTTTTAATAGTGTGGAAGTTATTAAAAATCATATCGCTCAATTATGGTGACTTGCACGTGCTATGAATGTAATTTTATATCATCAGCCTCTTCCAGTTTATAAATGTTCGCACCATTCAACTTCCGCTGCAAAGCCGACatgttcattgttttctcaAATTAATCAATCACTACTACTTCTGCAAACCGAGGGAGCTCATTTTACCACCATAAACCTGGGACAAATATATCTTTAACAGACCGCACGTATCCGGGTGGAGAAAGCGGCCGCCGCGCCCTCTAGTGGCTTCATCCGCTCtcaccgcagctgcatggccgccgggaTTGCGGTGCTGCTCGCTGTGGGACTCGcccctctgacgttcatcaataTAGAGGTAAACAATCTTGTATTACAAATGCAGTTTTAAGATTATTCTTTTCTGAAACTGTCCTTTGACTGAGACTGCGAATGTCGAATTTTTGCTGTTTCAGTCATTTCTTTCTCGTTTGATACTCTGACGTACCTCTTTAGGAAATATCCctactgtccaccactgttgacgccttgcagcgcgaccaagacgacatgtccaccggTTTTGACGCCTTAAAGCGTggccaagacgacatgcgccaactgtccaccactcttgacgccttgaagcgcgatcTGGACAAGGAGCGAAGCCGAACCGCCGCCTTGGAGCAGCGTCTTAACGAGATGAATGAGAAGCCACGTAAGTTAGTTTTCAGTTATTATTGTACTATTTGTGATGTCATATTGGAATAAAATtataatcatttgcataaaaacaGCTACCACGTGTTATTGTGACATTTATAACCATACTATCTCCTTCATcatacattcatatatatacctatacatatacatatacacatacatatatagatatacatataaatataaatattcatatacatagACATATGTCTGTTTTCATGTCTTATCATGTTACTGATACATACCACATGTACCAACTATACATCATAAGGGGAGATCTAGTCTTCTGAGGAAGTCAACGTAATAATCTGTGTTCGTTTTTCACATTACCCATACCCTATTCCTTTTTGGCGTGTTGTTTTCCAGCATCTTGTCCTGAGGGTTACACAATATCgcgtggaatctgctacaaggccttcgaCACCAAGAAGACCTTCAGCGGAGCGGCCGCGGCCTGTCGTGAAGACGGCggtaccctcgccatgccccgaaaCTCCGAGACCAACGTCTTCCTGGCCTCCTTGTACAAGTCTGTGCACTTCAACGCGAACTTCTGGTTCGGCCTACACGATCAGCGCACAGAGGGAAGCTTTGATTGGGTGGATGGTTTTGCACTTGGGAAGTACAACTCCTGGGCTCCAGGACAACCGAACAACTTAGATGGCAACCAAGATTGCGTTCGTTACTCCACATTCTCATCCCGGAAACCCAATTGGGACGACGCGGCATGCAACTGGTCATTTTACTTCATATGCCAGGCTGTTCCATGTACTTCTTATAACCATGCCATTTCTGAAACCCATTCATCTAGTATAGACATCACAGCTTAAATATACATCTGAATAAGCACCTCTGATAACCAGTGCGAAAAACTAGACAAACGGCATTCCACATCTCATCTCTGCTAATTTTTCCAGGACGTCCATAGACGACAAGCGGAACTCTCGCCACCGCTGTACAACGGCTCTCCGACCATCTGCAGTGGAACTAACCAGAAAGACGTCAAAACTGGAATTATAGCAGTGGGCCAAATCCGCATTTTTTCTCTCAAATGATCTTAGGAGTTTGATCTTCATAAATAGTGAAGGCGCACCAAAGCAATACTTTACAATGGTAGTCACGCCTCAGTTTTAGTGTAGAAATAATTTACAGATGTTTTTGCAGGTTTCAGTTATTGTTTTCGGGACGgcagaaatcagaaaggcagaAAAAAGCCTATTCTTCGTAAGACTGTAGATCCGGCGGTGCCAGCCTGCATTCAAACTCTCTGTTTAACTCAAGACGCTAATGACAGAGCTTCTGTCATGTTTGGTTCAGGTGGATAAGTTTGAGGGTTGTCTAAATTTGAAAGGAAACTTAATGTTTGTCTATTTGCAGGGTGAGAACATCTTAAATTGTCTCTTTGAAGTCCAAAATGGCTGTATCAGCTGGTGTTTCTGTCCTAATACCAGAGTTTCAGATTGTTTAGTTATTTTCTGATGTATACCAATTTTAAGATTGGATAATGATTTTCTGATTGTACCTTAGTTTTCAGATTGTATAGTCGTTTTTTAATTGCATACcagttttcagattgtataGTAGTTTGGTTTAGGTGGATAACTTTGATGGCTGTCAAAACTTGAATGGGAATGAATATAAGTTTTGATTTAGATTGTATACTAGTTTTCggattgtataccagttttcagACTGTATActagttttctgattgtataccagttttcagACTGTATACCAGATTTCTGGTTGTATTGTTGTTTTTAGATTGAATACCAGTTTTTAGATTGCATACCTTTTTTTagattgtataccagttttcagATTGTTTGACAGTTTTCAGATTGTAAGCCAGTTTTCTGGTTGTatactagttttcaaattgaaTGCCAATTGTCAGATTATATACCAGTTTTCGGGGTTCTTTCTGTATAACTTTTTAGACGTATAGAATTGAAGAACATTCTAGAAAGATTTGCCTGTTTCAAACGAATTATCTGTTTCTACAGCGTTTCCTATAGGTTGTGTAACAGACAGGATGACACAATAAAAGCGCTTCACAAAACTCACTTCTTTGATTTTTGGAACGAGCAAactgagtgggtgagtgaggaaaataaaacaaggcatattatggagagtgattgatatttacatgcttatcaccccctgcaaatttgatcatacaccataccgtttggaagttatgatggggggggggtgagtccagtctagatagggttaaagatcatttggtggtacaggactagtatatttgtagagtgtgctgatatatgttataactggtcatgaaaaaaatatgagtatgttgatattatatgggccacaaaggtgttgtaagttgaaagtgatgatgaaatggtacagtcaatatatatgaatagaataaatctttattccatatcatacacattttgaaagacatagtacatgtaacttttccgcacctagcagtggtgcagttttggtgcagtgtactctccaagcagaagagtgggtctggctggttttcgacgtgtttttaggtgtttttgtcaggctttctattttgtccccttttagtTATGTCGctgggcacgggagtctcctgagtcatgaggcagactgaaTGCAGTGACTAAatgatgctggctctgctcacttcgtcttgtaattatcttcgccgagtactatagtactcggggtagattatgttttcggttgagccagctgtttggtggatctgtatgtatgtcaagagcataactcaagaaacctttgatgaatctttatgatttttggtaggtgtgtagtggttgtgcaaaggaaggtcaagtttacaaatggtttaccttgcgtttttgaacagtactgcagcggacttttaatttttgtgcgtttgtatgtaggcgaaaaaagtgacggaaacgttgatggatctttatgattttgtgcaggtgtgtagatgttgtggaaacagagataagttcaaaaatggttctcctggcattttccgtcggtactgcagcgggcgttgtgtggatgtgtaattcttgtggacaacataactcaagaagctgttgatggatctgtatgatatttagtcgatgggtagggtttacggaaaggaaggtcaagttcgataatgggccttctagcgagtacctagcagcggagcttcaaaatttagtggcatattttctgaaagtgctatggtcatgatatttgtgtggtagatagtccataccacaagaagtaagttctgtaagtttgggccccctagcggcttgtttagaactacaGTGGGTGTTTtcgttttgacattcggaca contains these protein-coding regions:
- the LOC136431300 gene encoding alpha-N-acetylgalactosamine-specific lectin-like isoform X2; this translates as MSTGFDALKRGQDDMRQLSTTLDALKRDLDKERSRTAALEQRLNEMNEKPPSCPEGYTISRGICYKAFDTKKTFSGAAAACREDGGTLAMPRNSETNVFLASLYKSVHFNANFWFGLHDQRTEGSFDWVDGFALGKYNSWAPGQPNNLDGNQDCVRYSTFSSRKPNWDDAACNWSFYFICQAVP
- the LOC136431300 gene encoding alpha-N-acetylgalactosamine-specific lectin-like isoform X1; its protein translation is MSTGFDALKRGQDDMRQLSTTLDALKRDLDKERSRTAALEQRLNEMNEKPPSCPEGYTISRGICYKAFDTKKTFSGAAAACREDGGTLAMPRNSETNVFLASLYKSVHFNANFWFGLHDQRTEGSFDWVDGFALGKYNSWAPGQPNNLDGNQDCVRYSTFSSRKPNWDDAACNWSFYFICQAVPCTSYNHAISETHSSSIDITA